A window of Populus trichocarpa isolate Nisqually-1 chromosome 17, P.trichocarpa_v4.1, whole genome shotgun sequence genomic DNA:
tttcccttacatggtttttgtttggttacagtgtttcccccacatgtttttttttaaattatctttgttaaatttattttttcaatattgagttggttgagaatttagctttagttttagctttgcccacttttttttttcatttttttaaattttccccgcgttttttcattataattataattatattgtattatattatataactgtttttttcttttgttttttctttttattttttttaatgaattttttttgtttgatttagtttgttaatgttaaattttttttatttagttatcagattttcatgatacgaatctcgggtttgatgggttaacctgatttgacgagttatttttttcatttaggttagtttgttaaagttaattttctttctatttaattatcagactttcatactttcatgacacgtatcctgggcttgacgggttaacttggtttgatgggttaacccggttaattctaggtaaacccgtcattttttttctatttaattatcaaactttcatgacgcaaatccCAGATTTTACGGaataacctggtttaaaaggttgacccaattaattcaatgttttttttttcttttttttcattatttttttacttcctgttgattttttttctttgtttttttaattaatctatttaattatcacacttttatgacacgaccttatagtcagacccacatccagtattcttgggtccggtgttacagccagactcacttaaacttcttggatataactttgcagaaaaacccaagatttttaaatttttattgttttttaatattttttatgcaaaaaaataacccgcggcatcgcgcgggtatcaaagctagtgGAATTCTAAATGTCGCGccttaaagacaaaataaatgTCGTTTCATATCCACTGtctatttgattttgtaaaGTTGCTAGAAACCTAGATTAAGTTTCTAATTATAAGTTTTCCttaatcagaagaaaaaaaatgaataacatTTAGTCATTGGATGGTATCTTTGCTAtcgaaaaaaacaaatgatgattttatttatttttgtaaagattaaattataaattattttatttatttttgagaaatatattaattagtatttttttatttttttaaaaataactatttagtctttttccaattttttttatttttttaaaaatagatattataaaaagattgatgaacaaagaaattatttattgggataaaataataaaaaattaagggttCTCGACAATGATCAAGAGactcaataattaattttttgaaattaaaagatcaataatttatttctcaaactttaagaactaatttataatttattattttttttaaaaaaataagttagacaTAAACGAgttatgtaaattaaaaaaataaaaatatcttgattaaCTAATAGATCCGGGCCTATGAAAGCCCAAATTCCAAGCCTGGAATCAAAAGAAACCAGTAAACTAATCGGAAAAAGGAAAAGCCAGTACACGCCCCGGATATGTGTACCACCGTCATCCACACGCCGCCGCTGCTCATACGCAAGCGGCTGCAAATtggaaaaaggagaaataataTTTCTTCCCCTCCGCCTCTGCCTCGCCCCCGTATCCAGTTAGGTTTCCAAGTTGGCTGTAGTTTAAATTTCTCAAAGCTCTATGAATCACGATTCTCGTCTTGAGAATCCAAACATTCCTACCCGTCGATTAATCCCTAGTCAACGGCCCCAATTCACTCTCCTCACTGTTCTTTACTTCCCCACTGCTCAATTCACCATTTCCCTCTCCACACTCACACCCTCTGCAAAGATTCATCATGGCAGTTGAGATGGCGTTAGCATGTCTGAATGGTGCTGCTGGTTTTCTGGGCCAGCAGTTGGTTCCTGTGCTTCTGGGCTTTTGCACATGCGGGGAGATCGATAAGGAAAAGCTCGAGAAGTTGAGAGAAACATTGAATACTGTTAATGGCTTGCTCAATGGCGCCGAGGAGAAGCAAATAACTGAAGCTGGGAGAGATCTGTTTTACTGTGATGGTTCTGAAGACTTGGATTGCGGATGCTAAAGAAGCTATCTATGAAGCTGAAGACTTGTTGATTGAGATTGATAATGAAGCTCGATGAATAGAGTTGGTAGCTGGCTCTCAAACTGGCATGTATCAGGTgcgaaacttttttttatctcctttcTTTGTCCTTTAAGCAAGAACGAGGAAGGAGAGATGGCCCATTAATTAGAAAAGATTTTCGCAAAACTTGAAAGGTTAGAAACAAAGCTCGTAGCCTCCATCTGATGAAGCAACAGCCATCTCATGAGCGCGTGCCTTCGACTTCTCTGCTAGGTCACACTCGAGTTTATGGTAGGGACCAATCTAAGGAGGCCATAAAGAAGTTGCTTCTATCCGATGATGCAGAAGGAGAAAGTTTGCAGGTAATTCCCATAGTGGGCATGCCTGGGATTGGCAAGATTTGTCTACCATGGTGATGACGTGCGAAAGTGGTTTGATCTGAAAGCATGGGTCTCTGTTTGACAAGATCTTAATGTTTTCAACCTAACAAAAATCATTCTCAAAGAGCTTGGGTTTTTGGATTGTGATCTCATGCCTCTGATCTGAAAGCATGGGTCTCTGTTTCACAAGATCTTAATGTTTTCAACCTAACAAAAATCATTGTCAAAGAGCTTGGGTTTTTGGATTGTGATCTCATGCCTCACAGTAGTCTTCACTGTAAACTCCGGGAGATATTGATGGGCAAcaaattatttcttgttttagatgatttttgGAATGATGATCCAGAGCAAAGCAAGTTTTTAATCACACCTTTGATGGCCGGGGCAAAGGTAAGTACGATTATCATTATACCACTACACGAGATAAGCATAGTATTATTAGTATTGTaaattcttcatctttattttttttttgcaaacttttcattttattcccttatagaaaataaacaaataattgttggttgttgtttttaaaatatatatttagtgatGCAAATTAAAGTGTTTGTTCACTAATTAAAGAAATGTTTCACTCTATCATAATAAGAAAATGTAAGGGTTTGTTTTTAGCTGCAAATTTATTTAGGGGtcttttaaaatctaaaataaatactgacgaatgaagaaaaatattgaatagcAACATGTGAGATTTGCAAGATGACCAGAGTCTAAATGttctaaaaataacttattattgtTTGCCGCAATGTCTAAAACGATGTTTTGCTTATTGTGTAAATTTTCCTAAATGTTATAAATTTTACAAGGAGGATGCAATTCTTTTATGGATAGTTGCGGGTTTTTTGCTTGCTtatggtgaaaataaaaagataaaagaaacatGATACATACATTTTGAAGATCTTGTATTAATGTTTCTTTTTGAATAAGTGATAACTCATTATTATTCGTAATGCATGATCTCACAAATGACTTGACAAAATTTGTGTACGGAGAGTTTGCTGTTTATTTACATGATAGTGATTCTTGGAAGGTTTCTCAAAAGACTTGTATTTTATCGTATACAAGAACTAGATTTGAAGATCTAGACAATCTCGTGtgtctctaaaaaaaattaattcattatttcACAGTGTTTAATGATTGAAGAAGAATAAAGACAAAATTAGTGATTCTTTTGCTCATTTGATCTTCTAGCACTTAATCTCTACGTcataagagagagaaatattGAACAACAACATGTGGGATTTGCAAGATTGAGTGTTAGAACATCAAATGAGTAAAAGAGTCTCATCAATTTTGTCTCTACTCTTCTTCAATTATTGAACACTGTGAagtaatgaattaatttttttttagaggcaCACGAGATTGTCTAGATTTTCAGATCTAGTTCTTGCATATGATAAGTGATGAGTCTTCTTAGAAACCTTCCAAGAATTACCATCATCTAAACAAACAGCAAACTCTCCGTACACAAATTTTGTTAAGTCATTTGTGAGGTTATGCATTACGAATAATGGTGAGTTATTACTTGTTCAAAAAAGAATATTGATGCAAGATCTTCAAAGTACCTGTATCTTGTTTCTTTCATCTCTTTATTTCCATTATAAGCAAGCAGAAAATCCTAGCCATCCACAAAAGAGCTATATCCTCATTGTGAAATTTATAACATTTAGGAAAAATTACACAATAAGCAAAACATCGTTTTAGACGTTGCGGTAAATAATAATAGGTCACTTTTAGAACATGTAGACCCCGGTCATCTCGCAAATCTCACATGTTgctgttcaatatttttttttttcatttgtcagCATTTATTTTGGACTTTAAGAGACCCCAAGTAACTTTGCAGTTAAAAGCAAACCCTTGCATCTTCTCACTATGGTGGAGTGAAACATTTATTCAAATAGTAAACGGGCACTGCGATTTGCATCACTAAAtgcatattttgaaaataacaaccAGTGCTTCTCACTATTTATTCCCTGCAAGGGAATAGGATGGAGAGTTTGTAAAAGATTAGGATGAAAATTTTGCAATATTGATGATCCTCCGCTCTTCTAACATATTGATCCTCCGCTCTTCTAACATATTGAAATGATAATCTTACTTCCCTCTGCCCCGGCCATCAAAggtgtgattaaaaaaattcggACAGAAATTAGTGTTGAAAGTTGATGTCCAAGATCAGAAAACCATGACCAGATCATCAAGACAGCTGTTTCTCTGTCAGGTATTAGAATCTTCTATTCTatgcttattttgattttaaaaaagtaaacttGTATGTGCAATAAGTggtttgataataaataaaataaaatgggatGACCTATCAATGAAGAAagatttgacaaattaaatGGGATTTTGATTCTTGCAACTGAAGGGCAAGAAATCAGTAGAAAAAGGGACTCGATCAAACACAGATGACAGATGTTTGTCAGACCCTGAAATCTTTGGTGAAGATATTTTTCCAAATTCCTCGGGAAGTTGATCTTGTTGAGTCTGATATTGAAGGCAATTTTTAGATTTCAATTTTAGAGTGTTTAGCAGAATCATTCTTGAAGAATTAAATGGGGACAGTAATGCCTTGTTTGAGCAACTATTTTGTCtgttttcaatttgttattaaGTATATTGCAGAAATTGAGCCCACACACGAGCCGCTTTGGAGAAGAATTGCGGTTTTTTGTACTGTGGAAGATGGATTATACTGCTATGTTTTGTGAGAAccaattgatttgttttaaaaatgtgcAATTGCATGAATTGAGTAAACGGTTCCGAGTTATCTTCATAATGGGGTGGTGTTGCTTGCATACGTGGAGGAGTTCAACAAAGTAGAAGATATCTTTTTTGACATCTATAATAACAGATGGTTTATCAATACTGGTCTTTGTGAGAGTTTGTTGGGCAAGAAAGACAGCAAATGACTTCAAGTTCTTTGTTTTCAAATGGCAAGTAATACTCAGAATATTGTGGTGAATTTTATGATGATATCTGGGGGCCTGAGCTGTTGTTTGACTTTTACAAGTTCAGATCAAATCTGTATGTCCACTTGTGGAACTACATAACAAGTCTTATCACAGATCTTTGGCAGGGCTCTCTATGTCCACTTGTGTTTGCCGAggtaatgaattaattttttttattctatcaaCAACTATTGCATCTCCACCTTATGCTACTAATTCTTTGTGAATTCTTGGCATGATTCTGatcataattttatctttccatGCACATTTGGTGCTCTCAGTTTGTCCTTGTGTAAACCGGGGTCGTTCCTGATTGGGATCGCTGACTTCATGAACATCAAAAGCAGAATGTTTGCCGAGgtaaattatactttttagaaCGTACCAAATATCCTCATGAATACTGCTCTTAGGAGAGTCAAAATGTGTTTACTTGTAATTTCCTGTGTATCTTCATTCCAGGTAGCAGCATGCAGCGACCATCACTTTCACTCTTAGTGATAACAAAGACTTCTGTGCTTTCACCTCTTGGAACCGTCAATCTATTATCCATCTTAATGTTTCCTATGCTTATTTAGCATGAACTTCTCTGACTTTTGCAAGCTTGTTGAGTTACGTCATTCCAAGTTTCACTTTTCTGTTGGCAGTTATCTTCGGGTACTTTCTGGTTCATCTTGTGGTAAATCACTTGAAGTTCACTCCAATTTCACTTGATTCCTATAGTTTACTGAGTTGCTTATCACAAGCAGGATGGAGAAACTGAAAAACTACAAGTCCTCGACGATGGGCTAAGGTTTTTGGCGCAGTTATTTGTGGTGGAGGGTCGTTTGCTAAGGATGGGCTAAGGAAAGCTGGATGAAAGGTTCTGCTCTTATTCTGACAAGTAATATCGCATGGAATGGAAGGCTAATTCTCTGGGTGATCATCGCTCATATTTAAGTGGACATTTCTTGAGGTTTCTCATAATTTCGTCCCACTCAATCAAGTTTTGGCTGTACATAAGTTTATCCAGTTTGTTTATGACAAACACTATGCTTCTACGTGTCAATTCGATCTTCTGTCATTCTCCTATTTTTTTGGAAGAAATCTTACATTATGGAAGTCAAAGTGGAATGTGCAGCTCCAGTTTGAGTATTCTCTATCACATTGTAATAAAAAGTGGACATATCGACATCAGTTCCTTTACAGCATTGCTTGGAATTGTCTATCTCTTCATCCTGGACTCTGTCTCGCTCTCCACCGCGTTCTCCATAGAATTTGTTTTAGTAATCCTATGATTAATCTGCCACGGAGAGATTTGAACCACAATCAACCTGGAAAGGTAGCTGGGTGGGGGAGCGGAGGGAGAGGCGGAGGCAGAGGGTAAGAAGTATTATTTGGTGACGTCTTATTTAGTGCGTGTCCTGCCCTGTCCTTGTGCCAATTAGTTTACGGGAGGTTTCTTCGGGTTCCAAGCTTGTGTCTCGGGCTTTCTTAGGTCCGGATCTATTACTTGGGCGGGatacttttatttcttatttagtGTGCATTTTGgacggtgttttttttttttaagtatttttagttttaaaaaattaaattaatatttttttagtatttttatatttttatttttgtaaaaaaaaataattattatatttttggaaTAAATATCTCATATATGTGTGGTGtgtgtacaaaaaaaaatcagtgttttaattaattcacattttatatatcttttaattgtaTGAGAAATATTTGCATTGTTTCCTATTATAGAACAATGTCTTGGAGTATTTGATTAAGGCAAATAGAACAAATCCtttcattaaaacaatttcttcaaatcttctaattaatttgttgaaattttCACGTTTCTTATTTTAGCATTATTCCTAATTGtacttcactttttttattttgattttttttttcattttccataattaaaggcaataataaatatttttcggTATTGAAACCTTCtttattttagagtttttattttgtttttaccacAATTAAAGGCAATTACAAGTATTTGCCTAATTAGACTTCACCTTCTTTTCAAAGTTCCACaactaatgaaaataataaatattttttgtatttttattttagtaaatacttgttaaataagtaaagtgttatttttattcGACAACCAATCGAAAAGAGAATAGCATgtgtattaaaagaaaaaaataactttaattttttatcagtcATTAGAAGAGGAAATCACCTTTTATTCTGCTATCTTTTCGTAGCCTGAAGTTTGCCAAACTACTTAGAATTTTGATATCTGTTTTGGACGGCAGAAATCAAAATCTTTACAACACAGAAAAATCTTATGACAACACGCAGAGACTGTGCAGCACAGTGCCAGAGCTTTCAAAGTGGTTCCATGGCCAGTAACTTCACTGGATTGCCAAGTTCCAGAGTCAACATAATGGCCATGAAGAAGAGGATCCAACCACAAGTGTTTATCTGGCGTGAAAGCCATGATCTTTCTGATTGTGCTTGATGTAATTTTAGGATATGTGGAACCCTAGTTTCTTCATTTTTGCTATGCGCTGTGTCATCTTATCCATGGAAGTTCCTTTTTTATAGTCCTCTTTGCGGCCTGCGCGAGTCTCTGTTATGTGTTCTGTCTTGACTCTGCATTGCCAACTTTGAATTTTTAACTTATAAATTCTAACTTAtgctacactttttttttaaaaaaaaagttttaagttgtttttaccaTCATAGTTctaacttatatttattttaaattattgttattttttttttaaatgattctttaattatgattcaaaatcaaaagttatttttcatcattcttgtcaaacattctctatataattAGCATGATTGAAAACtttaaatctaattattttCCCAATATTAAAAGCCTAAACTAAATGGCAAAAGTGAATGCAaatccctttttcttttatagACAACTaacactaagaaaaaaaatttaattaaaacaaaaacctaagaattaaaaaaaatatagaaaaactaaGCCACGTGCCCGAAACTTCTATTAATTAATGGCAGAGTCGTCAATTGAAGATTGGCAAATTGATGGAGAGCACAAgtctgaaggaaaaaaaaaactatagttgaaaaataaccgatctgtgtttttaaaaatattaattttttttaatgttttgaattgtttttaaaaataatttttgaaatataaaaaatattattttaatatattttatcataaaaaatattttaaaaaataattcacactTTCAGTTGCTGAGGCTTCTCCGATACAACAGCTCCTGCTCCTCGTCCTTGGTGGATTTGCAACTAAAGAAGTAAACattgagtgtgtgtgtgtgtgagagagagagagagagagagagagagagagacagagagagagagagagagagattagtaATTTTTGTTCTGATGGAACCTGTAAAAAGTCATTAATACAGCTCTGAAATTAATCACGGGATTGTGTTTCATACCAATTTCTTCAAATCTTTCAGCAATCACTTATCTGAAGAGATTCAATAAGGGCGTGTTCGTACTCAATGTTTCAACTGGAGTTTGACAGCTCGGAAAGCTACCTTGGCCGGCAATTTCATTGAAGCGTCGAGAGGAGAGTGATCTAAGTCGAGACTTCAGGGTCAGGGGAGCCATTCACTTGAGCTTTCCATGCGTAGGCGTACATGACAAGCAGATAAAAGCATAGGTTCACAGAACTTAGAATACCTAACAGCATGTAATATTTGTCCAGATGACTTGTATTCAGAGTGTGATGAAACCAGCTGCCTGACAAAGTAAGAACAAGTGCCGCACTCAGGAACTTCCCAACGCCAATTGCAGACTCGTTGAATGGCGATTCATAATGTTTCAAAGACTCATCTACATGGACATTATAAAAATCAGCTAAGCCATCAGCAACCAGTCCTTCTACGAGTCCTATCAGGAAAAACTGTGGAACCAGCCATACTGTGCTCATTGGAAATGGTTCAGCATCTCCACGTGTTTTAATAAGATTCAATCTACGAGTCTCAACCAGCATTGATACCATGCAACAGATTATAGAGCACGCAATCCCAATTGCGATTCTCACGAGTCCAACACGATGCTTCAGAAGTTTTTGAATCCATACCGTTCTACCATGATGCATCGGAAGTTTTTTAATCCATCCGGATACTAAAATGTCATGGACGTATGGAACTATAACTGTTACGAAACCCTGAAGTAGAAACAGaacatttatagaaaaaacaggATCAGAATAGAGGCTTTCACTTTGCACAACGAAGAAAGTCGAACCCGTTGCCAGAACGAGGCCGTGGATGGGGAGTGCTGTCCACATAGGAACCATTGCAAGAAGTTGCTTTACTTGTTGCACATCTTGGACTGAGAAAAGTCTCCTGTTTTTCTCCTGTTCTTCAGCTGAGAGGGACTTGGATGTCTCTAAAAGAGCAGCTTTGTCCAGCCACCTGTGTACACCACCTCAGAAGATCAGATcagaagggaaaagaaagagagcagaGGAGATATAGGGAAAGAAAAAGTGATACTGTCACTGCTTGGACCTTGGGGAAAGGCCTGTTTTGCAACTACAAGGCTTACAGATGCAATACTAAGTTGGACTTGTTGTCCTCCCTACCCAAAGGGCATATAGATCCATAAACACTTTATGTATCGCATCCAAATTCCCATAACCCATTGAAATGGGCTACGGGAATCACAATACTACACCAACCTGATGATTCGAAAGTTGGGCAATAGATGCAATCCACCACTATCATTCATGTAGTAGTCATTGGGTTCACGAGCGTGTTGCAGGTGACGCTTCACAAAAGCTGCCTTAAGTACTCTATAAATAACGATAAGAGGGATTCCAGTTGGTTTGTCGGGGTAGTAAAAGCTTTTTCCTAACGCAAAGGTTAAACAAGCCAATGCCATAACCGAAAATGAAATTACGGCGATCATTCTCTGATTAGAAACTCCGGCCATTATCACAGACGACACAGTGCCCACCGTAGAAGCAATACGCCACCAAAATTTTCTTCGAACCTTAGCTTTGTCTGGTTTACTGGGAACCTCGTCAGCTTGGTCCTTATCTGCGTTAAGGTTAGGTTTATGCTCGACTAATTGATCACGTAGAAATGCTTTTAAACAAGGATCCTGACTTGCCTTGCCCACAGTTGCTAGTACCATCATCAGATAAAGTAGTATAATCACGGTGGAGGATGAATTGCCCCAGAACCGGTTAGCAAGAAACCATAGCAACAGTCCCTGCAGGAAAATGGACGTTTATTTAGTTGCAAATTGATGACTATAAATTGAAGCACCAAAAAATCGATCGAAAAGAATAggaatattaaaacaaattccGTTATAGatgttttcatttgaaaaccaaacaaataaaagCTAATTTATATACTATTCGCCTAAATTTGTCATATAATTGCTAGTGTTGACAGAGAATATCAACTTTTTAGCATTTACAAGAATTTTTTAAGCTAGAAACTCAAATAATATATGAACTCAataactctttctttttttctttttctttttgataataTGAACTCAATAACTTATGTAAAGTTACAAGGATTACTATACTAAAAAAGTTGGGGTGCGACTCACTCCTCCTTCTCTGTGAGGGCCCCttttttgtttagtatttttttttattttttttattttttttatttttattttagattttttttactagttatttgagttatttttaagCTGATGAAGTCGATTaagttaaattgaaataatttttatataatttgatttttaactttaacCAGACAATAGTCTAATAGGAAGATTTCAAGATAAATATATcaatctaaatttaatataaatatcaaataattttttataacttgaaaaattttaattatattaaaaaaaattatttcacctGTAGCATACCATGGTCGTATTCACCCTAAATGATAAAGATGGACTGCTCTATAAAATAGTTGacaacataaaagaaatattccACATATAACATGATTTCCATTGACTAGATTTTCTTGAATAAGCTAGATCaggttttcaatattttctattgattttttttaaagggtattaaatttatatgaaacAAACTGGATACAAATTCAAGTATAAGAATATTAGAGTGAAAGATcaagcttttatatatatatataaaatagagcGACTTACGAATGCATATGAAGCAGTGCTGAAAACTATTGCTTTATAAGGTCCTGTGTAGGCATCGGCTATGTTAGCAATGAGAAAAGTGCAAATGACATATAAACCTTCTTGAACATTCACAGCAATAGTAGCTAGTGGAAGCGGTAATTTCCCCACATCAATTAAGTAATCCATCCACAGAAACACCACAGCATTGTTTACGAAGCTGTGGCTATAAATCAAACCTAAATTCACAAAACATTTTGAAACAAAGCTTGATGAGCATGTTAATCTCCACtcaaaaaagattaattagctGAACAGATCAGGAAACATCACCAAGGATGAAGAAGACGGCCTTCGTAAAATAGACATGAAGTTTGACCCAGCCAGTTACTCTACAGAGGGCGCTGAGAAACCATGACGGACGCACCAGTTGAAAGTTGATAATAAGTGATATAAGGTTCCTTTGTACAGAAGTAGCCATTTCACCTAAAAATGGGCAACCCATTAGACAATATTACGCAAGAcgatattattatatatatagtttagatGACGCGAAATTGAGGAACACAAGAAATGTCAAAATCACTACTTACATGGGCAATTTCTTCTGTTTCGCTATATGATGTTGACTCACAGCACCAGGATTAATTAAGCCGTTGCTCACAAACTTGCAGGACCTGCGCAGCCTTGAAACAACGTTGCTCGCTCTTCAACACATAATGGAAGACTAAATTAATCATACAGGCTTTGATGTTGTATTTTGATTTGACATCAGTCGACTCTTGGcaacatattattattacaagAAAAGTTAAAACATGTAGGGATATAATGtagatttttttacaaaaacattatgaattatTACAAGAATTTTCCAATTGTTGTACCCAAATGTAGAGCAAGGAATTTTTCCTCCTTGAGCTATCAAGCAgatatacataaattaattttcaagatcaattattaacttatatatataaatttctcaagttaataataaagttttaatttgaatttaaagtatataaaattaaaaataaataaattatactatCGAAGTTGCACCCTTCCATGTTTTGTGGAATAAAATTCATCTATGATCGAATCTAAATCAATATCTTCAGCAAACTCTCGTTCAAtgtaaatcatcataaaatatactaaaaattcatctttcattttattgCAAAACACggttttatcatgttttattgCTGAAAATGCTCGCTTTGTGATGACAATGAAAATAGACAAAGTCAAAATAAGACGAATCAACTTatcaatcaaatgatagtgCAGCGACTTATTTATTTCAACTAAGCTTCGACATAATTCAGAAATGATAGACATATTCTAAAAGCTCTTATGATGAATCATATCAATCTAATAATGATCTATTTGAAATCTCAAATAATATATCTCATGTTCATTGAAATCTTCAGGATAAAATTTCTTAGCAAGCTTGCAAATAACATcaactttaaatgatttaaagttgtTCTCCAGTTCTAAAGCAAAGTTAAGTTCAAGGAGTTTTATTGTCCCATCACTAAATCTAGAATTTAATTATTCTAACTAAAAATCTATTGTTgagttaaatatatcataatgataatgttaataaactataattgatttttgttattaacataaatgacatgtagtttttttatacaaaGTATTTATATATGGTATGTCAATCTCATATTGTGTGCAAACATATTGCACATATGCAAGGAGAAAATCAAATTCGGCATCTCTTAAAGTTTGAAGTAATGCTTTATTAGttggtaaaaaataagatataattaaatcaattttcaagtTCACAAGTAGGAGTTCTTCATCTTTTTCAAGAAgacaatattttccttttaccTAATAAAAGATAGACTATTCATACCTAAACTTAatgaaaattattcaattttcttaattaggATTTCACTAGTATCTTATTTAGGTTATTtgctaataataattttatcttcccaattatatttatcttttctattttgtaaGAGAATTTATTGTAAAAGCTCATAAATtaccatataaaataattaaattttaataaatgtacTAACAAGATTTAATTAATAGATGTCACAAAAAAactggttaattttttaaattttaaccaaaccaagagtaatatatttaataacatcttgcttttaatatcataatatatCTCGACTAAA
This region includes:
- the LOC18106479 gene encoding protein NRT1/ PTR FAMILY 5.6 isoform X3; this encodes MATSVQRFFSTLCRVTGCVKLHLYFTKAVFFILGLISSHSFVNNAVVFLWMVYLIDLGQLLPLATIAVNVQEGLYVICTFLIANIADAYTGPYKAIVFSTASYAFGLLLWFLANRFWGNSSSTVIILLYLMMVLATVGKASQDPCLKAFLRDQLVEHKPNLNADKDQADEVPSKPDKAKVRRKFWWRIASTVGTVSSVIMAGVSNQRMIAVISFSVMALACLTFALGKSFYYPDKPTGIPLIVIYRVLKAAFVKRHLQHAREPNDYYMNDSGGLHLLPNFRIIRWLDKAALLETSKSLSAEEQEKNRRLFSVQDVQQVKQLLAMVPMWTALPIHGLVLATGSTFFVVQSESLYSDPVFSINVLFLLQGFVTVIVPYVHDILVSGWIKKLPMHHGRTVWIQKLLKHRVGLVRIAIGIACSIICCMVSMLVETRRLNLIKTRGDAEPFPMSTVWLVPQFFLIGLVEGLVADGLADFYNVHVDESLKHYESPFNESAIGVGKFLSAALVLTLSGSWFHHTLNTSHLDKYYMLLGILSSVNLCFYLLVMYAYAWKAQVNGSPDPEVST